Proteins found in one Amycolatopsis umgeniensis genomic segment:
- a CDS encoding alpha/beta hydrolase fold domain-containing protein, whose amino-acid sequence MTVTLDPAVKELLARSAPPEAPAGPLTAAELRAAFAASWRRPDSVEEVASVTDHVLPSGVRVRLYLPDAAGAVPAFVWIHGGGWTIGSIDENEVASRAVCNAAKVAVVAVDYRLAPEHPYPAAPDDCYAVVEWLAAGGAGDAVDPGRIAIGGESAGGNLSTVVSMMSRDRGGPPLAAQVLICPVYGHPDDGFRSYTDFAEGFGMTAGAMRFFFDQYVSDPAQLNDPYLLPLRASDLTGLPPALVLTAEYDVLRDEGEEFARRLTDAGARVEMTRYSGQIHGFYGLYTDLPASPRSHAHVASFLTRVFDSHV is encoded by the coding sequence GTGACCGTGACCCTCGATCCCGCGGTCAAGGAGCTGCTCGCCCGCAGTGCCCCGCCGGAGGCCCCGGCCGGACCCTTGACGGCCGCCGAACTGCGAGCCGCCTTCGCTGCTTCGTGGCGACGCCCCGACTCGGTCGAAGAGGTCGCCTCGGTCACCGACCATGTCCTGCCTTCAGGTGTCCGGGTGCGGCTTTACCTGCCTGATGCCGCTGGGGCGGTCCCGGCGTTCGTGTGGATCCACGGTGGCGGGTGGACGATCGGCTCGATCGACGAGAACGAGGTCGCGTCGCGCGCGGTGTGCAACGCGGCGAAGGTCGCCGTCGTGGCGGTGGACTACCGGCTCGCTCCCGAGCATCCGTACCCGGCGGCCCCGGACGACTGCTACGCCGTCGTCGAATGGCTCGCCGCGGGCGGTGCCGGGGACGCGGTGGACCCGGGGCGGATCGCGATCGGCGGGGAGAGCGCCGGCGGCAATCTGTCCACGGTGGTCTCGATGATGTCCCGCGATCGCGGCGGTCCGCCGCTGGCCGCGCAGGTGCTGATCTGCCCGGTCTACGGGCACCCGGACGACGGATTCCGGTCCTACACGGACTTCGCCGAGGGGTTCGGCATGACGGCCGGGGCGATGCGGTTCTTCTTCGATCAGTACGTGTCGGATCCGGCGCAGCTGAACGATCCGTACCTGCTGCCGCTGCGGGCCTCGGACCTGACGGGGCTCCCGCCCGCGTTGGTGCTGACCGCCGAGTACGACGTCCTGCGGGATGAAGGGGAGGAGTTCGCGCGGCGCCTCACCGACGCGGGGGCGCGAGTGGAGATGACGCGCTATTCGGGGCAGATCCACGGTTTCTACGGGCTGTACACGGATCTTCCCGCTTCGCCGCGCTCGCACGCGCATGTGGCGAGCTTCCTGACCCGGGTGTTCGACTCGCACGTTTAG
- a CDS encoding amidohydrolase gives MTADLILTNATVYTVDGARPWASSLAIKDGRVLSLEDIERGPSTEVVDLDGAFVMPGLVDVHNHHALAGRAALFELNFGLDAGLDDILAAVRTRAAGLGPDEWVVGGAWASTLVSTLSQASARLALDEAAGGRPVMLSDDSRHNRWVSSRALKLAGVTTSTPDPVGGEIVRDPATGEPVGILLEAAGVAVERALSETRTLTADQHVAASRHGIGTLHSYGVTAFQDAGVSADILGALKSLDDAGELHAWVVSSLLINDPIFGFDPIGAPLLEVAGQYRSEHHRPDFVKIFLDGVPPTRTAAFLEPYLPDAAHGACHHGATTMPGDELVGWLRTAAAAGLSAKVHCTGDASVRATLDAVEKVRAEGFAEARFQVAHGQFVHPDDLPRFAALGVAADISPFLWVPGVIPAAIAEVLPGERAGRMQPNRSLLDEGALVAGGSDWPVSESPNAWEGIHGLVTRQDPTGTFPGALWPEQAITLAEAIEVFTLAAARAMGLGEVTGSLAPGKSADFVVLDRDPFRTDPSALVKTKVTQTWFAGHRVYHRV, from the coding sequence TTGACCGCCGACCTCATCCTCACCAACGCCACGGTGTACACAGTGGACGGTGCCCGGCCTTGGGCGTCCTCACTGGCGATCAAGGACGGCCGGGTGCTGTCCCTGGAGGACATCGAACGCGGACCGAGCACCGAGGTCGTCGACCTCGACGGCGCGTTCGTGATGCCCGGCCTGGTCGACGTGCACAACCATCACGCCCTCGCCGGACGCGCGGCCCTCTTCGAACTGAATTTCGGCCTCGACGCGGGCCTCGACGACATCCTCGCGGCGGTCCGCACGCGGGCGGCCGGGCTCGGACCGGACGAGTGGGTGGTCGGCGGCGCCTGGGCGTCCACGCTGGTCAGCACCCTTTCGCAGGCTTCGGCCCGGCTCGCGCTCGACGAGGCCGCGGGCGGGCGCCCGGTCATGCTCTCGGACGACAGCAGGCACAACCGCTGGGTGAGCAGCCGCGCGCTGAAGCTGGCGGGCGTCACCACCTCGACGCCCGATCCGGTGGGCGGGGAGATCGTCCGCGATCCGGCGACCGGCGAGCCCGTCGGAATCCTGCTCGAGGCGGCGGGGGTCGCCGTCGAACGGGCGCTCAGCGAGACGCGGACGCTCACCGCGGATCAGCACGTCGCGGCGTCACGGCACGGGATCGGCACCCTGCATTCGTACGGGGTCACCGCGTTCCAGGACGCCGGCGTCTCCGCGGACATCCTGGGCGCGTTGAAGTCCCTCGACGACGCGGGCGAACTGCACGCGTGGGTCGTGTCTTCACTGCTGATCAACGACCCGATCTTCGGTTTCGACCCGATCGGCGCGCCGCTGCTGGAGGTCGCCGGGCAGTACCGCAGCGAGCACCACCGGCCGGACTTCGTGAAGATCTTCCTCGACGGCGTCCCGCCGACCCGCACCGCCGCCTTCCTGGAGCCGTACCTGCCGGACGCCGCGCACGGCGCCTGTCACCACGGCGCCACCACCATGCCGGGTGACGAACTCGTGGGCTGGCTGCGCACCGCGGCCGCGGCGGGGCTCTCGGCCAAGGTCCACTGCACCGGGGACGCGTCGGTGCGCGCGACGCTGGACGCGGTCGAGAAGGTGCGCGCCGAGGGCTTCGCCGAGGCGCGTTTCCAGGTCGCGCACGGCCAGTTCGTCCACCCCGACGACCTCCCGCGCTTCGCCGCGCTGGGTGTCGCCGCGGACATCTCGCCGTTCTTGTGGGTCCCCGGGGTCATCCCGGCGGCCATCGCCGAGGTCCTGCCCGGCGAGCGCGCGGGGCGGATGCAGCCGAACCGGTCGCTCCTGGACGAGGGCGCGCTGGTCGCGGGCGGTTCGGACTGGCCCGTCAGCGAGTCCCCGAACGCGTGGGAGGGCATCCACGGCCTGGTGACCCGCCAGGACCCGACCGGCACGTTCCCCGGAGCGCTGTGGCCGGAGCAGGCGATCACCCTGGCCGAGGCGATCGAGGTCTTCACCCTCGCCGCCGCCCGCGCGATGGGACTCGGCGAAGTCACGGGCTCACTGGCCCCGGGAAAGTCGGCCGATTTCGTCGTTCTGGACCGCGATCCGTTCCGAACCGATCCGTCCGCGCTCGTCAAGACAAAGGTGACACAAACGTGGTTCGCCGGGCACCGCGTGTATCACCGCGTCTGA
- a CDS encoding TetR/AcrR family transcriptional regulator gives MPKIIDHDERRSHIVDVTWDLITQGGIEAATMREIAAAAGFANGALKLYFPSKEDIIQATYERALGMMREYVELDELRGLVALRELCVSSMPIDEDRIAAGRVLLTFWQLSLTNPKLQDKYLEHIRSWRGLLHRYLTEGREDGDIVTETPDEQLVDEVVLINAGANVMSLVAGEFSTIALQQQHLESFFARLTRP, from the coding sequence ATGCCGAAGATCATCGACCACGACGAACGGCGAAGTCATATCGTCGACGTCACCTGGGATTTGATCACCCAGGGCGGGATCGAGGCCGCCACCATGCGCGAGATCGCGGCCGCGGCCGGCTTCGCCAACGGTGCGCTCAAGCTGTACTTCCCCAGCAAGGAAGACATCATCCAGGCCACCTACGAGCGCGCGCTCGGCATGATGCGCGAGTACGTGGAGCTGGACGAGCTGCGCGGGCTGGTCGCGCTCCGCGAGCTGTGCGTCTCGTCGATGCCGATCGACGAGGACCGCATCGCCGCGGGGCGTGTCCTACTCACCTTCTGGCAGCTCTCGCTGACGAACCCGAAACTGCAGGACAAGTACCTCGAGCACATCCGCTCGTGGCGGGGCCTGCTGCACCGGTACCTCACCGAGGGCCGGGAGGACGGCGACATCGTCACCGAAACCCCCGACGAGCAGCTGGTCGACGAGGTCGTCCTGATCAACGCCGGGGCGAACGTGATGAGCCTGGTCGCCGGGGAATTCTCGACGATCGCTTTGCAGCAACAGCACCTCGAGTCGTTCTTCGCGCGCCTCACCCGCCCCTGA
- a CDS encoding primary-amine oxidase, whose amino-acid sequence MTRPHPLDPLTADELIAGREILAAEGLLTATTRFPAVLPVEPDKADVAPDRRVQYTLLDTATGQARDAVVSLTKSALVSSEDCGDGQPAYLFEEYDLAASITKASPEWRAAMERRGLADRIEHAFCAPLAPGFFGRPDETGRVIRSLTFLRDDESDSPWAHPVEGLIVHINLTEQRVLRVEDEGDVPVPPEHGRYDGVPARTTLKPIEITQPEGPSFTVDGNEVTWEGWKLRVGFNAREGLTLHQIGFQDRSVLHRASVPEMVVPYGDTAPGRFWISYFDAGEYLLGKNANDLRLGCDCLGVIHYFPAFVADDHGHPVEIPRAICMHEEDYGILWKHTDLDGRAEVRRSRRLVISSISTIGNYDYGFFWYLYLDGTVELEAKATGIVFAGAAHSGTKHPHANEIAPGLFAPVHQHLFCARLDVAIDGERNSLVEIDVERVPMGEQNPYGNAFTWKETPLRTEQEAQRHADPAKARVWEIRSAERTNRLGTPTAYQLVPRPSATLMAQPESTVHQRATFATRHLWATPYRADERYPAGERPNAHPGGAGLPAWTAADRDLTETDLVLWHVFGPTHIPRPEDWPVMPVDYSGFTLRPYGFLDRNPALDLPSGAADDHCSAHEH is encoded by the coding sequence ATGACCAGGCCGCATCCACTCGACCCGCTGACCGCCGACGAACTCATCGCAGGCCGCGAGATCCTGGCCGCCGAAGGCCTGCTCACCGCGACCACGCGATTCCCGGCGGTGCTGCCGGTGGAACCGGACAAGGCCGATGTCGCCCCTGACCGGCGGGTTCAGTACACGTTGCTGGACACCGCGACCGGACAGGCCCGCGACGCCGTCGTCTCGCTGACCAAGAGCGCGCTGGTCTCTTCCGAGGACTGCGGCGACGGACAGCCCGCGTACCTGTTCGAGGAGTACGACCTCGCCGCGTCGATCACCAAGGCGTCACCGGAATGGCGGGCCGCGATGGAACGACGCGGACTCGCCGACCGGATCGAGCACGCCTTCTGCGCTCCCCTCGCGCCCGGTTTCTTCGGCAGGCCCGACGAGACCGGCCGGGTCATCCGTTCGCTGACATTCCTGCGCGACGACGAGTCCGACAGCCCGTGGGCGCATCCTGTCGAGGGCCTGATCGTGCACATCAACCTGACCGAACAGCGGGTCCTCCGGGTCGAGGACGAAGGCGACGTGCCCGTCCCGCCGGAGCACGGCCGCTACGACGGCGTCCCGGCCCGCACCACGCTCAAGCCGATCGAGATCACTCAGCCCGAGGGGCCGAGTTTCACCGTCGACGGCAACGAGGTCACCTGGGAAGGCTGGAAACTCCGCGTCGGCTTCAACGCCCGCGAAGGACTGACGCTGCACCAGATCGGTTTTCAGGACCGGTCGGTGCTGCATCGCGCGTCGGTACCGGAGATGGTGGTGCCTTACGGCGACACCGCGCCCGGCCGGTTCTGGATCAGCTACTTCGACGCGGGCGAGTACCTCCTCGGCAAGAACGCCAACGACCTGCGGCTGGGCTGCGACTGCCTCGGCGTCATCCACTACTTCCCCGCGTTCGTCGCCGACGACCACGGCCATCCGGTCGAGATCCCGCGCGCGATCTGCATGCACGAGGAGGACTACGGGATCCTGTGGAAGCACACGGATCTCGACGGCCGCGCCGAGGTCCGCCGCTCGCGGCGGCTGGTGATCTCGTCCATCTCCACCATCGGCAACTACGACTACGGGTTCTTCTGGTACCTCTACCTCGACGGCACCGTGGAACTGGAGGCGAAGGCCACCGGGATCGTGTTCGCCGGCGCCGCGCACTCCGGCACGAAACACCCGCACGCCAACGAGATCGCGCCGGGCCTGTTCGCGCCGGTGCACCAGCACCTGTTCTGCGCGCGGCTGGACGTGGCGATCGACGGCGAACGCAACTCGCTCGTCGAGATCGACGTCGAGCGGGTGCCGATGGGCGAGCAGAATCCGTACGGGAACGCCTTCACCTGGAAGGAAACCCCGCTGCGGACCGAACAGGAAGCCCAGCGGCACGCGGATCCGGCCAAGGCCCGCGTCTGGGAGATCCGCAGCGCGGAGCGGACCAACCGGCTGGGCACGCCCACGGCGTACCAGCTCGTGCCCCGGCCGTCCGCGACCCTGATGGCGCAGCCGGAATCGACCGTCCACCAGCGGGCGACGTTCGCCACCCGTCATCTGTGGGCGACGCCGTACCGCGCGGACGAACGCTATCCGGCGGGTGAACGGCCGAACGCGCATCCGGGCGGGGCGGGCCTGCCCGCCTGGACCGCCGCCGACCGGGACCTCACCGAAACCGATCTCGTGCTGTGGCACGTGTTCGGCCCGACCCACATCCCGCGTCCGGAGGACTGGCCGGTCATGCCGGTCGACTACTCCGGTTTCACCCTGCGCCCCTATGGCTTCTTGGATCGCAATCCGGCCCTCGACCTGCCTTCCGGCGCTGCCGATGATCACTGTTCCGCCCACGAGCACTAG
- a CDS encoding molybdenum cofactor biosynthesis F family protein yields the protein MPELTLSDTSTWLPLDGLAPGFDANKAPTVGDLHGRTFELTCEDGTTFTAGFSGTRIEWTYHGTGTDRCETFLVDDDLYYVQFHPRARQEEAFTLLLDLRRGRALLVLSKIGDTAPRVTQTFLAATIGGIEPSGESLAPTTSLVGRRVLWVYSTEHAYEHVYLSPHWYTWQCLAGPERGLADTDENSVYELRPGIYVFAWREKVIPCASVTVADHRDAKRLRSHGVLFGLDATGSTPTHFTFGAHGKLLSTTVHPEAYDPAGS from the coding sequence ATGCCCGAACTGACCCTGTCCGACACGTCCACCTGGCTGCCGCTCGACGGCCTCGCCCCCGGTTTCGACGCGAACAAGGCTCCCACGGTCGGCGACCTGCACGGCCGCACCTTCGAGCTCACCTGCGAAGACGGCACCACGTTCACCGCGGGCTTCTCCGGCACCCGGATCGAGTGGACCTACCACGGCACGGGCACCGACCGCTGCGAGACGTTCCTGGTCGACGACGATCTGTACTACGTCCAGTTCCATCCGCGGGCCCGGCAGGAAGAGGCCTTCACCCTGCTGCTCGACCTGCGCCGAGGCCGCGCGCTCCTCGTGCTGAGCAAGATCGGCGACACCGCGCCCCGGGTCACGCAGACCTTCCTGGCCGCCACGATCGGCGGCATCGAGCCCAGCGGTGAGTCGCTCGCGCCGACCACGTCGCTGGTCGGGCGCCGGGTGTTGTGGGTGTACAGCACCGAGCACGCCTACGAGCACGTGTATCTCAGCCCGCACTGGTACACGTGGCAGTGCCTGGCCGGACCGGAGCGCGGGCTCGCCGACACCGACGAGAACTCGGTTTACGAACTGCGGCCGGGCATCTACGTCTTCGCCTGGCGGGAGAAGGTGATCCCGTGCGCGTCGGTGACCGTCGCCGACCACCGTGACGCGAAGCGGCTGCGCTCGCACGGTGTCCTTTTCGGACTGGACGCCACCGGCAGCACCCCGACCCACTTCACCTTCGGCGCGCACGGCAAGCTCCTGAGCACCACCGTGCACCCCGAGGCTTACGACCCCGCCGGGAGCTGA
- a CDS encoding methyltransferase: MSGSTKTAGPERIVDIAVGYMAAKQLFAASRIGLFTALASGPLTVAELAGKTGKPEKIARILGDAMSSLGLLSRVDGRYELAADAAEYLGGGELDLAPFLTFLDAISYPHWLQFGHTADSGEPGKLEMDDARWGTFMSGVMTYNALHAKMLAGAFDFGSHRKLLDLGGLSSAFAVEAMKANEELHTTFVFDPGFTESVTTAAALAGLADRATVVGAETPTARPEGEFDLVMVNHVVHRFEAKQNAEILRNARAAAAPGATLLLLDFFLDDDANQRPIDALHAGEYLVIDGTVVYPEAEVREWLTGAGWRVTDRLALPGSPRVLVAEAV, encoded by the coding sequence GTGAGCGGGTCGACCAAGACTGCCGGTCCCGAGCGGATCGTGGACATCGCCGTGGGGTACATGGCGGCCAAGCAACTCTTCGCGGCGAGCCGGATCGGCCTGTTCACCGCGCTCGCCTCCGGGCCGCTGACGGTGGCGGAGCTGGCCGGAAAGACCGGCAAACCGGAGAAGATCGCGCGCATCCTCGGTGACGCCATGTCATCACTCGGTCTGTTGTCCCGTGTGGACGGACGCTACGAACTGGCCGCCGACGCGGCGGAATACCTCGGCGGCGGAGAACTCGATCTGGCGCCGTTCCTGACTTTCCTGGACGCGATCAGCTACCCGCATTGGTTGCAGTTCGGTCACACGGCCGACAGCGGCGAGCCGGGCAAACTGGAGATGGACGACGCGCGCTGGGGCACGTTCATGTCCGGAGTGATGACGTATAACGCCCTACACGCGAAGATGTTGGCCGGCGCGTTCGATTTCGGCTCCCATCGAAAGCTTCTCGACCTCGGCGGGCTCTCGAGCGCGTTCGCGGTCGAAGCCATGAAGGCCAACGAAGAACTGCACACGACGTTCGTCTTCGACCCGGGCTTCACCGAATCGGTCACCACCGCGGCGGCCTTGGCGGGGCTCGCCGACCGTGCGACGGTCGTCGGCGCGGAGACGCCCACTGCACGGCCGGAAGGCGAGTTCGACCTGGTGATGGTCAACCACGTCGTCCACCGCTTCGAAGCGAAGCAGAACGCGGAGATCCTGCGTAACGCCCGCGCGGCCGCGGCCCCGGGGGCGACGTTGCTGCTCCTCGACTTCTTCCTCGACGACGACGCGAACCAGCGGCCGATCGACGCGTTGCACGCGGGGGAGTACCTGGTGATCGACGGGACGGTCGTCTATCCGGAGGCCGAGGTCCGGGAATGGCTGACCGGGGCGGGCTGGCGGGTCACCGACCGGCTGGCGCTGCCGGGCAGTCCGCGGGTGCTCGTCGCGGAAGCGGTGTGA
- a CDS encoding SDR family oxidoreductase has protein sequence MKKVVAITGGGTGIGAAVARRYADEGAQVVVLGRRLEPLEKVAAETGAHVITCDASEREAAENAVAEIVGEFGRLDVVVANAGGHGLSSVVDTGDEEWELALRSNLSSAFVFCRATLPSLVETGGQVVIVSSLAGLFAGPNVAGYTVAKHALIGLTRSIARDYGPKGVRANAVCPGWVRTPMADGEMDQFAEAAGFDGGHAEGYRRVTAEVPLRRPAEPEEIASIVRFLGSSESSYITGAVIVADGGAHAVDLPTLAFERAGMGS, from the coding sequence GTGAAGAAGGTTGTCGCGATCACGGGTGGCGGTACCGGTATCGGTGCGGCGGTCGCCCGCCGGTACGCCGACGAGGGCGCCCAGGTGGTGGTGCTCGGACGGCGGCTCGAACCGCTGGAGAAGGTGGCCGCCGAAACCGGCGCGCACGTCATCACGTGCGACGCCAGCGAACGCGAAGCCGCCGAGAACGCCGTGGCGGAGATCGTCGGCGAATTCGGCAGGCTGGACGTCGTGGTGGCCAACGCCGGCGGGCACGGCCTGTCCTCGGTGGTCGACACCGGTGACGAGGAATGGGAACTGGCCCTGCGCTCGAACCTGTCCAGCGCCTTCGTGTTCTGCCGGGCGACGCTGCCGTCGCTGGTCGAAACCGGTGGCCAGGTGGTCATCGTGTCGTCGCTGGCCGGGCTGTTCGCCGGGCCGAACGTCGCCGGCTATACCGTCGCCAAACACGCCCTGATCGGGCTGACCCGCTCCATCGCCCGCGACTACGGACCGAAGGGCGTCCGCGCGAACGCCGTGTGCCCCGGCTGGGTGCGCACCCCGATGGCGGACGGCGAGATGGACCAGTTCGCCGAGGCCGCGGGCTTCGACGGCGGTCACGCCGAGGGCTACCGCCGCGTCACCGCCGAGGTCCCGCTGCGCCGTCCCGCCGAGCCCGAGGAGATCGCGTCGATCGTGCGGTTCCTGGGCTCTTCGGAGTCTTCGTACATCACCGGCGCGGTGATCGTGGCCGACGGTGGCGCGCACGCCGTCGACCTGCCGACACTGGCCTTCGAACGGGCGGGCATGGGTTCGTAG
- a CDS encoding SDR family NAD(P)-dependent oxidoreductase: MRLDLAGKAVLVTGAASGIGLACVQAFLAEGARVGALDRAPVPTLADGLLAVHADVTDEGSVAAAIDAVAARFGGIDVVVGCAGISGPVGTPVAETSAADFAELMAVNVTGQFLLVKHAAPWLTASNGSVVLLASDSAFTSAPGMVPYCASKGAVVAMTRALAVDLPGVRVNCVCPSVVDTPMARGDLGEVLDDPAFPVQAPEEVAWQVLHLASARSRTVNGQAVLADFGVSARSGFPA, from the coding sequence ATGCGACTGGATCTCGCGGGCAAGGCCGTGCTGGTGACCGGCGCGGCGTCCGGTATCGGCCTTGCCTGCGTCCAAGCGTTCCTGGCCGAAGGCGCGCGGGTCGGCGCCCTCGACCGGGCACCCGTACCCACACTGGCCGACGGTCTGCTGGCGGTCCACGCGGACGTGACCGACGAGGGGTCGGTGGCCGCCGCGATCGACGCCGTGGCCGCCCGGTTCGGCGGGATCGACGTCGTCGTCGGCTGCGCCGGGATCTCCGGTCCGGTGGGGACACCGGTCGCCGAAACCTCGGCGGCGGATTTCGCCGAACTGATGGCCGTCAACGTCACCGGCCAGTTCTTGCTGGTCAAACACGCCGCGCCGTGGCTCACCGCGTCGAACGGCTCGGTCGTCCTGCTGGCCAGCGACTCGGCGTTCACCAGCGCGCCCGGAATGGTGCCCTACTGCGCCTCGAAAGGCGCCGTGGTCGCGATGACCAGGGCGCTCGCCGTCGATCTTCCCGGAGTCCGGGTGAACTGCGTGTGCCCGTCGGTGGTCGACACCCCGATGGCGCGCGGCGATCTCGGCGAAGTGCTCGACGATCCCGCTTTCCCGGTGCAGGCTCCTGAGGAAGTCGCCTGGCAGGTGCTGCACCTCGCGTCCGCGCGTTCGCGGACGGTCAACGGCCAGGCCGTGCTCGCCGACTTCGGCGTCTCGGCCCGCTCCGGTTTCCCCGCTTAG
- a CDS encoding dipeptide ABC transporter ATP-binding protein: protein MTLLELRELTVGVIADETERELVRELSFDLEQGRTLCVVGESGSGKTVTALSIIRLLEFVAPVFTRGEITVDGVDLTRLSADEMRSYRGPRIGMIFQEALDSLNPSQRVGKQLIEAYRKPGSLPRQAARKGTPLHREAEAKARGLLKEVGLTDTDRVLSLYPHQMSGGMQQRVMIALALMADPSLLIADEPTTALDVTTQAEILTLFDRVRRDHGTACVFITHDMGVAAQVADRIAVMYRGELVELGSKEDILHAPKHPYTKALLDCVPKLGVSRRDGFPTISEALLEAAMNGESAIATETRTLNRAKADNAGEGTALVIDSVSKVYGRRGRFSLNREPEVHAVKNVSLEIAPGEFFGLVGESGSGKTTLGRLVSALEPPTSGSIAFGAHRCTPSGLEGDERAFRRHAQLIFQDPQSSLDPRHTAARIIAEPLRELTGLRGAELDRRVTELIDEVGLPSDTAKKLPSQLSGGQRQRVSIARAIAAEPDLIVADEPTSALDVSVQGQVMNLLLELRRTRALSFLFITHNLSLVLSVADRVGVMYRGELIEIGEPDEIRLRAEHDYTRRLLAANPEIGVRNP, encoded by the coding sequence ATGACCCTGCTCGAATTACGAGAACTGACCGTCGGCGTGATCGCCGACGAAACCGAACGCGAACTGGTCCGCGAACTGTCGTTCGACCTCGAACAAGGCCGGACACTCTGCGTGGTCGGCGAATCCGGCAGCGGTAAAACGGTGACGGCCTTGTCGATCATCCGGTTACTGGAGTTCGTCGCGCCGGTGTTCACCCGCGGTGAGATCACCGTCGACGGCGTGGATCTCACCCGCCTCTCCGCCGACGAGATGCGCTCTTACCGCGGCCCGCGGATCGGGATGATCTTCCAGGAGGCCTTGGATTCGCTCAATCCCAGTCAACGAGTCGGCAAGCAGCTGATCGAGGCCTATCGCAAGCCCGGTTCCTTGCCGCGCCAAGCCGCGCGCAAGGGCACGCCGTTGCATCGCGAGGCCGAAGCGAAGGCACGCGGCCTGCTGAAAGAGGTCGGGCTCACCGACACCGATCGAGTGCTTTCCCTGTACCCGCATCAGATGTCGGGTGGGATGCAGCAGCGCGTGATGATCGCGCTGGCCTTGATGGCGGACCCGAGCCTGCTCATCGCCGACGAGCCGACCACGGCCTTGGACGTGACCACGCAGGCGGAGATCCTCACCCTGTTCGACCGCGTCCGCCGCGACCACGGCACCGCGTGCGTCTTCATCACGCACGACATGGGCGTGGCCGCGCAGGTGGCGGACCGGATCGCGGTGATGTACCGCGGCGAACTGGTCGAGCTCGGGTCCAAAGAGGACATTCTGCACGCGCCGAAGCACCCCTACACCAAGGCGCTGCTCGACTGCGTCCCGAAGCTCGGGGTGAGCAGGCGCGACGGCTTCCCCACCATCTCCGAAGCGCTGCTCGAAGCCGCGATGAACGGCGAATCGGCGATCGCCACCGAGACCAGGACGCTGAACCGCGCCAAGGCGGACAACGCGGGCGAAGGCACCGCGCTCGTCATCGACTCGGTGTCCAAAGTGTACGGTCGCCGCGGCCGGTTCTCCCTGAACCGCGAACCCGAGGTGCACGCGGTCAAGAACGTCTCGCTGGAGATCGCGCCCGGCGAGTTCTTCGGCCTGGTCGGGGAATCCGGTTCGGGCAAGACCACGCTCGGCCGCCTGGTCAGCGCGCTGGAGCCACCGACGTCGGGCTCCATCGCCTTCGGTGCGCACCGCTGCACGCCATCCGGGCTCGAAGGCGACGAACGCGCGTTCCGCCGCCACGCCCAGCTCATCTTCCAGGACCCGCAGAGCTCCCTCGATCCCCGGCACACCGCCGCCCGGATCATCGCCGAACCGCTGCGGGAACTCACCGGCCTCCGCGGTGCCGAACTCGACCGCCGGGTGACCGAACTGATCGACGAGGTCGGTCTCCCCTCGGACACCGCGAAGAAACTGCCCTCGCAGCTCTCCGGCGGACAGCGGCAACGCGTCTCGATCGCCCGCGCGATCGCCGCCGAACCCGACCTCATCGTCGCCGACGAGCCCACCTCCGCGCTCGACGTCTCGGTGCAGGGCCAGGTGATGAACCTGCTGCTCGAACTGCGGCGCACGCGTGCGCTCAGCTTCCTGTTCATCACGCACAACCTCAGCCTGGTGCTCTCGGTCGCCGACCGCGTCGGCGTCATGTACCGGGGCGAACTGATCGAAATCGGCGAACCGGACGAGATCCGGCTCCGCGCCGAGCACGACTACACCCGCCGGCTCCTCGCGGCGAACCCCGAAATTGGAGTGCGGAACCCATGA